The Shewanella sp. MTB7 genome includes a window with the following:
- a CDS encoding beta-ketoacyl-ACP reductase → MLNNKICIVTGGAQGIGRCIVETFAKQGALKVYACDMNLEAMRDLETLYSNVSAKQLNVCDRNGIQALIETLKAEHGKIDVLVNNAGITRDNLLNKMSEDDWDMVINVNLKGVFNMTQAVAPLMIENGTGSIITMSSVVGTDGNIGQTNYAATKGGVITMTKGWAKEFSRKGAQVRANCVAPGFIETPMTIELPEKVLNFMKSKTPLGRMGKPEDIANGVLFLASDSASFITGQTLKIDGGLVI, encoded by the coding sequence ATGCTAAATAACAAGATCTGTATTGTCACTGGTGGCGCACAAGGTATTGGCCGCTGTATCGTAGAAACTTTCGCTAAACAAGGTGCGCTTAAGGTTTACGCTTGTGACATGAACCTTGAAGCGATGCGTGACCTTGAAACTTTATACAGTAATGTATCAGCCAAGCAACTTAACGTCTGTGATCGCAACGGTATTCAAGCGCTAATCGAAACACTAAAAGCTGAACATGGCAAAATTGATGTATTGGTCAATAATGCAGGCATTACCCGTGACAACTTGCTCAACAAAATGAGTGAGGATGACTGGGATATGGTCATCAACGTTAACCTTAAAGGTGTGTTCAATATGACACAAGCTGTGGCGCCGTTAATGATTGAAAATGGTACTGGTTCAATCATTACTATGTCTTCTGTTGTTGGTACTGACGGTAATATCGGACAGACAAACTATGCAGCCACTAAAGGCGGTGTGATCACCATGACCAAAGGTTGGGCTAAAGAGTTTTCCCGTAAGGGCGCACAAGTACGCGCAAACTGTGTGGCTCCTGGATTTATCGAAACACCTATGACCATTGAGCTGCCAGAAAAAGTACTCAATTTTATGAAAAGTAAAACACCACTTGGACGTATGGGCAAGCCTGAAGATATTGCAAATGGTGTACTTTTCCTTGCGAGTGACAGTGCCAGTTTCATCACTGGTCAGACACTAAAAATTGATGGAGGTCTTGTAATATAA